From Ananas comosus cultivar F153 linkage group 8, ASM154086v1, whole genome shotgun sequence, one genomic window encodes:
- the LOC109714451 gene encoding uncharacterized protein At5g39865 → MGCASSSFLEDEDRIVGAGAGALGHHIVSLTSSTYGLLTTLDHYPSPHNTLPPPPPPPPPPPPAPPRPHFRNPVALRCEPEVINSWELMAGLDYSSVPVKSSAAPQRAAGSKEKAVPIQLAANDNAGDTRGQQKRRPYTLESFQRLCPPGGAESAVLYTTTLRGVRQTFEACNTVRAAVEAAGMCVRERDVSMDSGFREELRELTKGIGVVGPAVPRLFVKGRYIGGVEEVMKIHEEGGLAELLEGLPRSCGGSGGVCDGCGGMRFLPCFRCSGSRKLVVVVAGEEWIGVPQWAGNAKGRKRATAKVVRCSECNENGLVLCPICS, encoded by the coding sequence ATGGGTTGCGCCTCCTCCAGCTTTCTTGAAGACGAGGACCGCAtcgtcggcgccggcgccggcgccctCGGTCACCACATCGTCTCCCTCACCTCCTCCACCTACGGCCTTCTCACGACCCTCGACCACTACCCCTCCCCCCACAACaccctgccgccgccgccgccaccgccgccgccgccgccgcctgctccTCCTCGTCCTCACTTCCGTAATCCTGTAGCTCTTCGGTGCGAGCCGGAAGTGATCAATTCTTGGGAGCTCATGGCCGGCCTCGACTATTCCTCCGTCCCAGTCAaatcctccgccgcgccgcagCGTGCCGCGGGTAGTAAAGAAAAGGCGGTGCCGATCCAACTGGCGGCAAATGATAATGCAGGAGACACTCGGGGGCAGCAGAAAAGGCGGCCTTACACCTTGGAGTCGTTCCAGAGGCTGTGCCCGCCGGGCGGGGCGGAGTCGGCGGTGCTGTACACGACGACGCTCCGCGGCGTCCGGCAGACGTTCGAGGCGTGCAACACGGTGCGGGCGGCGGTCGAGGCGGCAGGGATGTGCGTGCGGGAGCGCGACGTGTCCATGGACAGCGGGTTTCGGGAAGAGCTGCGGGAGCTGACGAAGGGGATCGGAGTGGTGGGACCCGCGGTGCCGAGACTGTTTGTTAAAGGTAGGTACATCGGCGGGGTTGAGGAGGTGATGAAGATTCACGAGGAGGGAGGGCTCGCGGAATTGCTCGAGGGGCTCCCAAGATCatgcggcggcagcggcggagtTTGCGACGGATGCGGTGGGATGCGATTCTTGCCCTGCTTTCGATGCAGCGGAAGCCGGAAACTGGTGGTGGTTGTGGCAGGGGAGGAGTGGATCGGGGTGCCACAGTGGGCAGGGAATGCCAAGGGGAGGAAGAGAGCGACGGCGAAGGTTGTGAGGTGTAGTGAGTGTAACGAGAATGGATTGGTGCTATGTCCCATTTGCTCGTGA